From Salmo salar chromosome ssa04, Ssal_v3.1, whole genome shotgun sequence, one genomic window encodes:
- the LOC106602753 gene encoding sodium/hydrogen exchanger 9B2, with the protein MMEDDQPKLKPPTPSPLLDLEHSAGASAVTNHAEIQVVVSRSSTPQVTEETYFIPRNPVVDAGTNTDPPVICCGRLRRGCPCPPRGLLSSLITKVLIALVLFGVVWSITEKECLPGGNLFGITVLFICSVTGGKLVGLIQLPKLPPFPPLLGMLLTGFLLRNIPVVTDAVYIDFRWSASLRNIALAVILTRAGLGLDGSALKKLSMVCARVGMGPCIIEACTVAIVSHFLMGLPWIWGFILGFVLGAVSPAVVVPSMLLLQKDGYGLEQGIPTLLMAAGSFDDILAITGFTTCMGMAFATGSMWYNLLRGILEVGGGMVAGVLLGFLLRYFPSKDQDNVVMKRSFLLLGLSVFAVFGSNVAGFPGSGGLCTLVLAFLAGLGWRRSKVPVEDIVGIAWEVFQPLLFGLIGAEIQISELDKNTVGLGIGSLAIGLLVRVLFTFVCVLCAGFNFKEKLFIALAWLPKATVQAAIGSTALDMARTKEDTELEKYGMDVLTVAVLSILLTAPIGALVIGLTGPRLLQKPKNPAWEREQSGTMTESPITYESTL; encoded by the exons ATGATGGAGGACGACCAGCCCAAGTTGAAGCCACCTACACCTTCTCCCTTGCTGGACCTAGAACACAGTGCCGGAGCCTCGGCAGTAACGAACCATGCAGAG ATTCAGGTGGTGGTGAGCCGGAGCTCCACCCCCCAAGTCACAGAGGAGACCTACTTTATCCCCCGTAACCCGGTGGTGGATGCGGGCACCAACACCGACCCCCCGGTCATCTGCTGTGGCAGGCTCCGCCGGGGGTGCCCCTGCCCGCCCCgaggcctcctctcctccctcatcaccAAGG TCCTCATTGCATTAGTGCTGTTTGGCGTGGTGTGGTCCATCACAGAGAAGGAGTGCCTGCCGGGGGGGAACCTGTTCGGCATCACCGTGCTCTTCATCTGTTccgtcaccgggggcaaactggtGGGCCTCATACAGCTGCCCAAACTGCCTCCCTTTCCCCCGTTACTGG GTATGCTATTGACAGGCTTCCTGCTGCGTAATATCCCCGTTGTAACGGACGCCGTGTACATCGACTTCCGATGGTCCGCCTCCCTGAGAAACATTGCCCTCGCTGTCATCCTGACCCGAGCAGGCCTGGGATTGGACGGCTCG GCTCTGAAGAAGCTGAGTATGGTGTGTGCGCGCGTGGGAATGGGACCCTGCATCATCGAGGCCTGCACCGTCGCCATCGTCTCCCACTTCCTCATGGGCCTGCCCTGGATCTGGGGGTTCATCCTAGG ATTTGTGCTGGGAGCCGTGTCCCCGGCCGTGGTGGTTCCGTCCATGCTGCTGCTGCAGAAGGATGGCTACGGCTTGGAGCAGGGCATCCCTACCCTCCTCATGGCCGCCGGCAGCTTCGACGACATCCTGGCCATCACCGGCTTCACCACCTGCATGGGCATGGCCTTCGCCACCG GCTCCATGTGGTACAACCTGCTGAGAGGTATACTGGAGGTGGGAGGGGGAATGGTAGCTGGGGTACTGCTGGGATTTCTGCTGCGCTACTTTCCCAGCAAGGACCAG gACAATGTAGTGATGAAGCGCTCATTCCTGCTGCTGGGCCTGTCGGTGTTTGCCGTGTTCGGCAGCAATGTGGCTGGCTTCCCTGGCTCGGGGGGCCTCTGCACCCTGGTCCTTGCCTTCCTGGCTGGCCTGGGCTGGAGAAGGTCAAAG gtcccTGTGGAGGACATAGTGGGTATTGCCTGGGAAGTGTTCCAGCCACTGCTCTTCGGCCTGATCGGGGCTGAGATCCAAATCTCAGAGCTGGACAAAAACACTGTCG GCCTGGGCATAGGCTCTCTGGCCATTGGTCTGCTGGTGCGTGTTCTCTTCACCTTCGTCTGTGTGCTGTGTGCCGGCTTCAACTTCAAAGAGAAGCTCTTCATCGCTCTGGCCTGGCTACCCAAAGCCACCGTACAG GCGGCCATCGGCTCCACAGCGCTGGACATGGCCCGCACCAAGGAGGATACGGAGCTGGAGAAGTACGGCATGGACGTGCTGACAGTGGCCGTGCTCTCCATCCTGCTCACCGCCCCCATAGGGGCCCTGGTCATCGGACTCACAGGACCTCGCCTGCTGCAGAAACCAAAGAACCCTGCTTGGG AGCGGGAGCAAAGCGGAACTATGACTGAGTCCCCAATCACCTACGAGAGTACCCTCTGA